A region from the Buteo buteo chromosome 19, bButBut1.hap1.1, whole genome shotgun sequence genome encodes:
- the FBXO7 gene encoding F-box only protein 7, with product MKLRVRVQKRTAPLEVQGAEPTLGELRAQLRRALLPAWGYSSDTEFSITLNRKDALTEDQKTLASYGIVSGDLICLLLEEADGQPNLPPPPSTPPRLENGHEPSTLIPNKSQANSPNEEGQNEQSENQKAQVEVQKTDERAGSSLEFPSGLVPEDVDLEEGTGSYPSEPMLCSEAADGEIPHSLEMLYLSAECTSATDALIVLVHLLMMETGYVPQGTEAKAVSMPEKWRGNGVYKLQYTHPLCEEGSAGLTCVPLGDLVAINATLKINKEIKGVKRIQLLPASFVCFQEPEKVAGVYKDLQKLSRLFKDQLVYSLLAAARQALNLPDVFGLVVLPLELKLRIFRLLDVRSLISLSAVCRDLYTASNDQLLWRFMYLRDFRDPIARPRDTDWKELYKKKLKQKKEALRWRHMMFLPPTPHPIPFHPNPFYPNPFPPNPFPSNPIYPPMIIGGEYDERPTLPYVGDPINSLIPGPGEAPGQFPPFRPHFDPIGSLPGANPTLPGRAGPNDRFSPRPSRGRPMDIRRAFI from the exons ATGAAACTCCGGGTGCGGGTGCAGAAGCGAACGGCGCCGTTGGAGGTGCAGGGGGCGGAGCCAACGCTGGGGGAGCTGCGCGCGCAGCTGCGCCGGGCCCTGCTGCCCGCCTGGGGGTACAG tTCTGATACTGAGTTTTCAATAACATTGAACAGAAAAGATGCTCTCACAGAAGATCAGAAGACCTTAGCTTCATACGGGATTGTTTCTGGTGATTTGATATGCTTATTACTAGAAGAAGCAGATGGACAACCCAAcctacctcctcctccttctacTCCTCCCCGACTTGAGAATGGTCATGAGCCGTCCACCTTGATCCCCAACAAAAGTCAGGCCAACAGTCCAAACGAAGAAGGGCAGAATGAGCaatctgaaaaccagaaagctcAAGTGGAAGTTCAAAAGACTGATGAGAGG GCAGGATCCAGTCTAGAGTTTCCTTCTGGATTAGTCCCAGAAGATGTTGACCTGGAAGAAGGTACAGGTTCCTATCCCTCCGAACCCATGCTGTGCAGTGAAGCTGCTGATGGTGAAATACCACATTCCTTAGAGATGCTCTACCTTTCTGCTGAGTGTACCAGTGCCACTGATGCCTTGATTGTTCTAGTACATCTTCTCATGATGGAGACAGGCTATGTACCTCAG GGGACAGAAGCCAAGGCAGTGTCTATGCCAGAGAAGTGGAGAGGGAACGGTGTTTATAAGCTACAGTACACTCATCCTCTTTGTGAAGAAGGTTCTGCTGGTTTGACTTGTGTGCCTTTGGGAGATCTTGTTGCTATTAATG CAACATTAAAAATCAACAAAGAGATTAAAGGTGTTAAGAGAATACAGCTATTGCCAGCAtcctttgtttgctttcaggAGCCAG AAAAGGTTGCAGGTGTTTACAAAGACCTTCAGAAATTATCCCGTCTCTTTAAAGACCAGCTGGTTTActctcttctggctgctgcCCGACAAG CTCTGAACTTGCCAGATGTGTTTGGGTTAGTGGTCCTTCCTCTTGAGCTCAAGCTTCGGATTTTCAGACTTCTGGATGTCCGTTCACTCAtctctctttctgctgtttgcCGTGATCTTTACACAGCTTCAAATGACCAGCTTCTATGGAGGTTTATGTATCTGCGAGATTTCCGAG ATCCTATTGCGAGGCCTCGTGACACAGACTGGAAAGAA CTATACAAGAAAAAGTTGAAACAGAAGAAGGAGGCCCTGAGATGGAGGCACATGATGTTTCTGCCCCCTACACCTCATCCAATCCCCTTTCATCCCAACCCATTCTATCCTAATCCCTTTCCTCCCAACCCATTCCCATCAAACCCAATCTATCCCCCAATGATCATTGGTGGAGAGTATGATGAGAGACCAACACTTCCGTATGTTGGAGACCCAATTAACTCACTCATTCCTGGCCCAGGAGAAGCACCAGGCCAGTTTCCTCCTTTCAGACCACATTTTGACCCGATTGGTTCCTTGCCTGGAGCAAACCCTACACTTCCAGGACGAGCTGGTCCCAATGACAGGTTTTCACCTAGACCCAGCCGGGGCCGCCCCATGGACATTCGCCGTGCGTTCATTtga